In Afipia sp. GAS231, a single window of DNA contains:
- a CDS encoding (2Fe-2S)-binding protein: MTQSKMRLTVNGKTCDVDAAPDTALLYVLRNDLALNGPKYGCGLGECGACAVLIDGVAARSCVIPIEGCTGRDIVTLEGLGTREHPDPVQQAFISEQAAQCGYCLNGMIITTRALLNRSARPSEEEVMEALRHHLCRCGAHIEIMRAAMRAAGHVVEAQS, translated from the coding sequence ATGACGCAGAGCAAGATGCGCCTGACCGTGAACGGCAAGACCTGCGACGTCGACGCCGCTCCCGACACCGCGCTGCTTTACGTCTTGCGCAACGACCTCGCTCTGAACGGACCGAAATATGGCTGCGGGCTCGGCGAATGCGGCGCCTGTGCGGTACTGATCGACGGCGTCGCGGCGCGCTCCTGCGTCATCCCGATCGAGGGCTGCACCGGGCGCGATATCGTGACGCTCGAAGGGCTCGGCACGCGCGAACATCCCGATCCCGTGCAACAGGCTTTCATCAGCGAACAGGCCGCGCAATGCGGCTATTGCCTGAACGGCATGATCATCACGACCCGAGCGCTGCTCAATCGCAGCGCCCGGCCTTCCGAGGAAGAGGTGATGGAAGCGCTGCGTCATCATCTCTGCCGCTGCGGCGCCCATATCGAAATCATGCGCGCGGCGATGCGCGCCGCCGGCCATGTCGTCGAGGCGCAGAGCTGA